The Cellulomonas oligotrophica sequence CGCACCGCCTACACCGTCACCGTCGACGCCGCCACGGGCGTGACCACCGGCATCTCCGCCGCGGACCGCGCCCGCACCCTGCGCGTCCTGGCCGACCCCGCCTCGGGCCACGAGGACCTCGTCCGCCCCGGCCACGTGCTGCCCCTGCGCGCCGTCCCCGGCGGCGTCCTGCACCGCGCCGGGCACACCGAGGCCGCCGTCGACCTGTGCCGCCTGGCCGGCCTCGAGCCCGTCGGCGCGATCGCCGAGCTCGTCAACGACGACGGCACGATGGTCCGCCTGCCCGAGGCGTCCGCGCTCGCGCAGGCCGACGGCCTGGTGCTGCTGACCATCGCCGAGCTGCGCGCCTGGCGCCTCGCGCACGACGACGCCCCCGAGCCCGCACCGGTGCGCACCGACGCCCTCGCGCCGCGCGTGCACGCCACCCACACCGCGCACCTGCCCACCCGGCACGGCGACTTCCGCCTGCACGGGTACCGCGACCTGCGCACCGGCGACGAGCACGTCGCCCTCGTCCCGTCCACCGGCCTGTCCGCGACCCCCGTCGTGCGCGTGCACTCCGAGTGCCTGACCGGCGACGCGTTCGGATCGGCCCGCTGCGACTGCGGCCCCCAGCTCGACGCCGCCCTGGCCCTGGCCGCCGCCGAGGGCGGCGCCGTGGTGTACCTGCGCGGGCACGAGGGCCGCGGCATCGGCCTGCTCGCCAAGGTCGCCGCCTACGCGCTCCAGGACACCGGCAGAGACACGGTCGAGGCCAACCTCGACCTCGGCTGGCCCGCCGACCGGCGCGAGTACGGGGCCGCCGCCGCGATCCTCGCCGACCTCGGCGTCGCCCGCGTCCGCCTGCTGACGAACAACCCCGCCAAGGTCGCGGGGCTGCGCGCCCACGGCATCGACGTCGTCCAGGTCCGTGGCCTGGAGGTCGGCCGCACGCCCCACAACGCGGCGTACCTGCGCACCAAGGCCACCGCCATGGGCCACCTGCTGCACCTGCCCGAGCAGGCCGAGGCCGCACCCATCCACGTCCCGCCCGTCGAGGCCGCACCGGTCCCCGCCGGCGTCGACACCGCGGACCACGTCGAGCACACCCCCGTCCACCCCACCACCGTCGAGCACACCGAGGAGTCCGCATGAGCGGCGCCGGAGCACCCACCCTCACCCTGGACGGCAGCGGCCTCAAGGTCGTCGTCGTCGCCGCGTCCTGGCACACCACCGTCATGGACGGGCTCCTCGACGGCGCCCGCCGGGCCCTGGCCGACGCGCACGTCGACGACGTCACGGTCGTGCGCGTGCCCGGCTCGTTCGAGCTGCCCGTGGTGGCCCGGCACGCCGCCGACGCGGACGCCGACGCCGTCGTCGCCCTCGGCGTCGTCATCCGCGGCGGCACCCCGCACTTCGACTACGTCTGCTCCGCAGCCACGACGGGACTGACCGACGTGTCCGTGCACACCGGCGTCCCCGTCGGCTTCGGCCTGCTCACCTGCGACGACGAGGCCCAGGCCCTCGACCGCGCCGGCCTGCCCGGCTCCCACGAGGACAAGGGCTACGAGGCCGCGCAGGCCGCCGTCGCGACGGCCCTCGCGGTGCGGGTGCTCGAGCCGGCCGACGGACGCTGAGTCGGTGCGGGCCCCGCGGGCGTCTAGAGTCGGCGCGTGAAGTCGTTCGAGGACCTGTACGCCGAGCTCGCCGAGAAGGCCGCGACCCGCCCCGCGGGGTCCGGCACCGTCGCGGAGCTGGACGCGGGCGTCCATGCCATCGGCAAGAAGATCGTCGAGGAGGCCGCCGAGGTGTGGATGGCCGCCGAGCACGAGTCCGACGAGCGTGCCGCCGAGGAGATCTCCCAGCTGCTGTACCACCTGCAGGTGCTGATGCTCGCGCGCGGGCTGACGCTGCAGGACGTGTACAAGCACCTGTGAGCGCCGCTGCTCCGAGCACCCCGCACGCGCCCCGACCTTCCCCTGACGTCCCTTCCCGTACCCCCGAGGACACCGTGCTGAGGATCGCCGTCCCCAACAAGGGCTCGCTGAGCGAGCCCGCCGTCGAGATGCTGCGCGAGGCGGGCTACCGCCAGCGCCGCGACTCCCGCGAGCTCGTGCTGCCCGACCCCGACAACGACGTGGAGTTCTTCTTCCTGCGTCCGCGTGACGTCGCCGTGTACGTCGGCGCCGGCACGGTCGACGTCGGCATCACCGGCCGCGACCTGCTCATCGACTCCGCGTCCGCGGCCGTCGAGCACCTGCCGCTGGGCTTCGCCCGGTCGACGTTCCGGTTCGCCGCCACCGCGGGCCAGCTGCACGACGCCCGCGACGTCGCCGGCCTGCGCGTGGCGACCTCGTACCCCGAGCTCGTCGCGGCGCACCTGCGCGAGCGTGGCGTCGAGCCCGCGTCCGTCGTCCGCCTGGACGGCGCGGTGGAGTCCGCGATCCGCCTCGGTGTGGCCGACGTGATCGCCGACGTCGTCGAGACCGGGTCGACGCTGCGGGCCGCGGGCCTGGAGGTCTTCGGCGAGCCGATCCTGCGCTCGGAGGCCGTGCTGGCGCGTCGTGCGGACGTCGACGCCCCCGCGGGCCTGGACGTGCTGACCCGGCGCCTGCAGGGCGTGCTGACGGCCCGCGAGTACGTCCTCATGGACTACGACGTGCCGCTCGAGCTCGTCGACCAGGCCGTGGCGATCACGCCGGGCCTGGAGTCGCCGACGGTCTCGCCGCTGCACAACGGGCAGTGGGCGGCCGTGCGGGCCATGGTGCCGCGCGCGCAGACGAACCGGGTGATGGACGCCCTGTACGACGTCGGCGCGCGGGCGATCCTCGTCACGTCGATCCACGCCTGCCGGCTGTGACCTCCCGCGGCACGGCGGGCGAGGAGCCCGCGGGGCTCGACGCTCCGTTCCGGCCGCGCCTGGCGAGGTTCGTGACCCTGGGCGTGGCGGCCGCCGTCGCGGTGCTCACCGGTGTCCTCGTCGTCGTCATGCCGGGGCTGGGGCCGCTCGACCAGGCGGGTTTCGTGGCGTTCGGGGCGCTGATCGTGTGGTTCTGCTGGCGGCAGGCCTCGGTCAGCGCCGTCCCCGACGCCACGGGCCTGCGCGTGCGCAACCTCGTGGTCACCCGGCACGTGACGTGGGCGCAGATCGTCTCGGTGCGGTTCGGCCAGGGCCGTGCGTGGGTGCAGCTCGACCTCGCCGACGGCGACACCCTCGCCGTCATGGGCGTGCAGCGCGCCGATGGTGCCCGCGCCGAGCAGGAGGCCCGTCGCCTGGCGACGCTCGTGGCCCGCCGCTCGACGACCCGCCGCGACGACTGACCCGTAGCCCCTGCAGGCGCCCGGGCGGGGTTCAGCGCGAGCGCAGGGCGTCGACCAGCTCGGCCTTCGTCATGGTCGACCGGCCGGTGACGTCCAGCTCGGCCGCACGGTGCCGCAGGTCCGCCACGGTCCAGTCCTCGTAGGAGCCGGACCGCCCGCCCTTCGCCGCGACGTCCTCGCGGCTGCTGCGGGCGGCGGCGTTGGCGATCCGCGCGGCCTTCTCCTTGCTGCTGCCCTCGTCGCGCAGCTTCTCGTACAGCTCGGGGTCCTTCACGCTGGGCCCGGGGTCACGCTGGGGCATCGGTTCACCTCGTTCCGACGGGTCGGGCGCGGCGACCGGTGCGGCACGCCGCCTCGTCGAGCGTAGGTCGGTCCGGGCCGGTGCGCGCGTGCGCCGTCGACCTCGGACCCCGGACCTTGGACTCCGGACCCCGGACTCCGGACCCCGGACCCCGGTGCTCGCGGTGGTCGGACGTCCAGATGCGTCCCGGGGTGTGCGGGGTGAGCCTGGGGGAGAACGACGCGTCGAGAACGAGCGCGTGCCACGTCCCGGCCGTCCGGGCCGGGCGGGCGACCTCGAAGGAGACCCCGATGTTCTTCCACCGCCAGGAGCTGCAGCACCACGCCACGCCCGACAAGCCCGACGCCGTCTTCGCCCGCAAGCTCCAGGAGGTCCTGGGCGGGCAGTACGGCGAGATCACCGTCGCCATGCAGTACGGGTTCCAGTCCTGGAACGCCCACCTGCCCGGCAAGTACCGCGACCTGCTCTACGGCATCGGAGCCGAGGAGTTCGGGCACGTGGAGATGCTCGCGACGATGATCTCGCAGCTGCTCGCCGACGCCCCGGTCGGTGCGGTGGAGGGCGCGGTCCAGGACGATCCCACGGTCGCGGCGATCATCGGCGGCACGGACCCCCAGCAGGGCATCGTCGCCGGCGCCGGCGCGCGTCCGGTGGACTCCAACGGCAACCCCTGGTCCGCCGGGTACGTGACGGCCAGCGGCAACCTGCTCGCGGACTTCACGGCCAACGCGAACGCGGAGATGCAGGGCCGCCTCCAGGTCGCCCGGCTCTACCACATGACCGACGACCACGGCGTGAAGGACCTGCTGGCGTTCCTGCTGGCGCGCGACACGATGCATCAGAACCAGTGGATCGCCGCCGCCCGGCAGCTGCGCGAGGAGGGCGTGGAGGACCTGCCCGTGCCCAGCACCTTCCCGCTCGGCAAGGAGGACCGCGACGTGGCCTACCAGTACATCAACTTCAGCGACGGCGAGCACGCTTCGGAGGGCGCGTGGGCCAGCGGCCCGACCCCTGACGGGAAGGGCGAGTTCACGTACGTCGCCGAGCCGCCCGCCGGCGTCCCGATGCCGCCGCCCACCCAGCCGGACCCCCGGTTCCACGGCACCACACCGAAGCCGTCGGCGATGGAGAAGGCCACGGGCGCGGTCAAGGACGCGCTCGGCAAGGGCTGACCTGGGGAGCCGCCGCGCCTCGCGCTGGACGTGCGGCCGTCGGGCGCGGTCCTCATGCAACCGTGCGCGCGAGGCGTCGGGCGCCGTCGTCGTGGTCTGCGACGCTGGAACCGTGAGGATCGCTGCTCTGACCCCTGGGACCCTCGTCACCGCGGAGGGCATCGGGGTGCCGGGTGCAGCCAGCGTCGTGCTCGTCCCGGTGGTGCACTGGACACCAGATCTGGTGTCCGGTGCACCACTGCCGCCCGATCTGGGCTTCGTGGTCCCGCTCGTGACGAGCGGCGCCGGCGACATGATCGGTTCACGCACCGCCGTCACCGGCGCCTGGACGGGCAGTGCGATCGAGGT is a genomic window containing:
- a CDS encoding DUF7218 family protein codes for the protein MPQRDPGPSVKDPELYEKLRDEGSSKEKAARIANAAARSSREDVAAKGGRSGSYEDWTVADLRHRAAELDVTGRSTMTKAELVDALRSR
- a CDS encoding phosphoribosyl-ATP diphosphatase; the encoded protein is MKSFEDLYAELAEKAATRPAGSGTVAELDAGVHAIGKKIVEEAAEVWMAAEHESDERAAEEISQLLYHLQVLMLARGLTLQDVYKHL
- the hisG gene encoding ATP phosphoribosyltransferase; the protein is MLRIAVPNKGSLSEPAVEMLREAGYRQRRDSRELVLPDPDNDVEFFFLRPRDVAVYVGAGTVDVGITGRDLLIDSASAAVEHLPLGFARSTFRFAATAGQLHDARDVAGLRVATSYPELVAAHLRERGVEPASVVRLDGAVESAIRLGVADVIADVVETGSTLRAAGLEVFGEPILRSEAVLARRADVDAPAGLDVLTRRLQGVLTAREYVLMDYDVPLELVDQAVAITPGLESPTVSPLHNGQWAAVRAMVPRAQTNRVMDALYDVGARAILVTSIHACRL
- a CDS encoding manganese catalase family protein, with the translated sequence MFFHRQELQHHATPDKPDAVFARKLQEVLGGQYGEITVAMQYGFQSWNAHLPGKYRDLLYGIGAEEFGHVEMLATMISQLLADAPVGAVEGAVQDDPTVAAIIGGTDPQQGIVAGAGARPVDSNGNPWSAGYVTASGNLLADFTANANAEMQGRLQVARLYHMTDDHGVKDLLAFLLARDTMHQNQWIAAARQLREEGVEDLPVPSTFPLGKEDRDVAYQYINFSDGEHASEGAWASGPTPDGKGEFTYVAEPPAGVPMPPPTQPDPRFHGTTPKPSAMEKATGAVKDALGKG
- the ribA gene encoding GTP cyclohydrolase II, coding for MSADTPTTDAAGTTSTTHAATTDATGRPSDVVLGDVVLGTVEDALAALRAGRPVLVADSPDRENEADVVLAAQSATTEWVAWTIRHSSGYLCAPMPAERADALDLPLMVPHSQDPRRTAYTVTVDAATGVTTGISAADRARTLRVLADPASGHEDLVRPGHVLPLRAVPGGVLHRAGHTEAAVDLCRLAGLEPVGAIAELVNDDGTMVRLPEASALAQADGLVLLTIAELRAWRLAHDDAPEPAPVRTDALAPRVHATHTAHLPTRHGDFRLHGYRDLRTGDEHVALVPSTGLSATPVVRVHSECLTGDAFGSARCDCGPQLDAALALAAAEGGAVVYLRGHEGRGIGLLAKVAAYALQDTGRDTVEANLDLGWPADRREYGAAAAILADLGVARVRLLTNNPAKVAGLRAHGIDVVQVRGLEVGRTPHNAAYLRTKATAMGHLLHLPEQAEAAPIHVPPVEAAPVPAGVDTADHVEHTPVHPTTVEHTEESA
- the ribH gene encoding 6,7-dimethyl-8-ribityllumazine synthase → MSGAGAPTLTLDGSGLKVVVVAASWHTTVMDGLLDGARRALADAHVDDVTVVRVPGSFELPVVARHAADADADAVVALGVVIRGGTPHFDYVCSAATTGLTDVSVHTGVPVGFGLLTCDDEAQALDRAGLPGSHEDKGYEAAQAAVATALAVRVLEPADGR
- a CDS encoding PH domain-containing protein; amino-acid sequence: MTSRGTAGEEPAGLDAPFRPRLARFVTLGVAAAVAVLTGVLVVVMPGLGPLDQAGFVAFGALIVWFCWRQASVSAVPDATGLRVRNLVVTRHVTWAQIVSVRFGQGRAWVQLDLADGDTLAVMGVQRADGARAEQEARRLATLVARRSTTRRDD